One genomic region from Cryptococcus gattii WM276 chromosome C, complete sequence encodes:
- a CDS encoding UTP-glucose-1-phosphate uridylyltransferase, putative (Similar to TIGR gene model, INSD accession AAW42292.1): MATLEPKQDPQASARQRGHSAVDFKSATTGVAAKTMRNELNRMVANEQDPAKKKVFEAEMQSFFILFNRFLTERAKGEKLDWEKINPPKPEQVRPYKALPNVDPSILNKLAVLKLNGGLGTTMGCVGPKSIIEVRDNMTFLDLSVRQIEHLNEKYNVNVPFILMNSFNTDEDTARIIQKYQNHNINILTFNQSRYPRVDKESLLPCPQESSSDKSNWYPPGHGDIFDALTNSGLLDKLIAAGKEYIFISNVDNLGAVVDLNIFQTMIDAQAEYVMEVTDKTKADVKGGTIIDYDGKPRLLEVAQVPKDHLDEFCSTRKFKIFNTNNIWCNLRAIKRIMDEDALSLEIIVNNKVTDAGQAVIQLETAIGAAIKHFDSAIGINVPRSRFLPVKSCSDLLLIKSKLYNLEHGVLTMDRSREFGGTPVVKLGGEFKKVANFEKRFKSIPNITELDHLTVSGDVWFGKSVRLAGTCIIVATEGNKIMIPDGTNLENKLITGNLSIIDH, from the exons ATGGCTACTCTCGAACCCAAGCAGGATCCCCAGGCCTCCGCCAGGCAGAGGGGCCACTCAGCAGTC GACTTCAAATCTGCCACCACTGGCGTCGCTGCCAAGACCATGAGAAACGAGCTCAACAGAATGGTTGCCAACGAGCAAGACCCTGCTAAGAAGAAA GTGTTTGAGGCTGAGATGCAgtccttcttcatcctcttcaatcGTTTCCTCACTGAGCGTGCCAAGGGCGAAAAGCT TGACTGGGAAAAGATCAACCCCCCCAAGCCTGAACAGGTCCGCCCTTACAAAGCCCTTCCCAACGTTGACCCTTCTATCCTCAACAAGCTTGCTGTTCTCAAGCTCAACGGTGGTCTCGGTACCACTATGGGCTGTGTCGGCCCCAAGTCAATCATCGAGGTCAGGGATAACATGACTTTCCTCGATCTTTCTGTCCGACAAATTGAA CATTTGAACGAAAAGTACAATGTGAATGTGCCCTTCATCCTCATGAACTCTTTCAACACCGATGAAGACACAGCTAGGATCATTCAAAAATACCAGAACCACAACATCAATATCCTCACTTTTAATCAATCTCGATACCCTCGTGTCGACAAGGAATCTCTGCTTCCTTGCCCTCAAGAATCTTCCAGTGATAAGAGCAACTGGTACCCTCCCGGACATGGTGACATCTTTGATGCTTTGAC CAACTCGGGCCTTCTTGACAAGCTCATTGCTGCAGGCAAGGAGtacatcttcatctccaACGTCGACAATCTTGGTGCTGTCGTCGATCTCAACATCTTCCAGACCATGATTGACGCTCAGGCCGAATACGTTATGGAGGTCACTGACAAGACCAAGGCCGACGTCAAGGGTGGTACCATCATTGACTACGATGGCAAGCCTAGGTTGCTCGAGGTTGCGCAAGTTCCCAAGGATCACCTTGATGAGTTCTGCAGCACTCGAAAATTCAAGATCT TCAACACCAACAACATTTGGTGTAATTTGCGAGCCATCAAGAGGATCATGGACGAGGATGCGCTCAGTCTTGAAATCATTGTCAACAACAAGGTTACTGATGCTGGCCAAGCCGTTATCCAACTTGAAACTGCCATCGGTGCCGCTATTAAG CATTTCGACTCGGCCATCGGCATCAACGTTCCTCGATCACGATTCTTGCCTGTGAAGTCTTGCTC TgatcttctcctcatcaagTCCAAGCTCTACAACCTTGAGCACGGTGTTTTGACCATGGACAGATCCCGAGAATTCGGAGGCACCCCTGTTGTCAAGCTTGGTGGCGAGTTCAAGAAGGTTGCCAACTTTGAGAAGCGTTTCAAGTCTATCCCCAACATCACCGAGCTCGACCATCTTACTGTTTCTGGCGATGTCTGGTTCGGTAAGAGTGTGAGGCTTGCTGGTACCTGTATCATTGTCGCTACTGAGGGCAACAAAATCATGATTCCCGACGGTACCAACCTCGAGAACAAGTTGATTACTGGTAACCTTTCAATCATTGATCACTAA
- a CDS encoding uncharacterized protein (Similar to TIGR gene model, INSD accession AAW42286.1), whose translation MAGESSSIIADNSAATRAPATFTSPNGTVLTFQSAGNHLSSWLQTIGHTPEYSMEDVLPEGYVPPSLSKKAAKKAAQGDANAYAGPPPGSMRVCTVNLPFYGPIRSTPWANKALAKQSASFEAVKVLHKHGEVDDNFQATPLRPKKKRDTKGTKSKCHDTWEIKKAVIRDQLPRPTGGVGHGQYDYQTTPEFWSTCPPFNPRSLHASILQLSPAGEGKYDHPECRMMCMLTSRPLPVFKNSSEVEVRMAVGEQPPLCATMRVINGGKMDTFYSGKLDQALVFTEKLMRAELQKVFRTDLRKVKWLLLPLRREYVPPTKEELVTGKSASLKLDDISWKEVDAVTDGALTLPFTFDDYHALKREIVDSLATAPSEMSRRSYILDVRRDLHPLSSHPDFPDKTICDILKEGNVTLPQLTEPSQPILEVSPVNLAKTGSYISTAAMAAVERPRQFLVPEFEHRHCIPASVFRTCTVIPYFIFHLESMLIAEEMSAKEFNSILDPELALQAITAAEGLNVPRWTYERLEILGDTLLKFITTLHFYLLGGGADSEVDMNKVWQDRHMLISNRTLTANAVKQGLVKYIRNKKFKVKEWTPRDWELDLPPGQFTPKKAMPTSFDGPESRTLGDKVIADIIEAIIGASYVHNKDLDNVIAILHNLMVPLNLFKTWDDVKHVLPPPKAEEPKNPVVPAYISFFKKASYEVLGYKFKDNKKFEDAFSLSPAQQTKKIRERYKMMGNALLDLYVIELLMDTYPDEGPASLSVMKLSRTTEGLRCALAVELGMPDLIIDGDDHSRSELKRATHFMQKAKAQADENLNESEQGGVHYWEEVVISRVNGSILEILFGAIFDDCNFSLEPTQKIFSERVAPFLAKYCRGSNGFDPHPKAMLTRWMQKKGCQFWNLTAEGPKLNQGVVTCHDKEIARECAFTQHVTIRHVCLAALKRLRDENYIEEICNCPSFKKVIPDDEKIFGKNGI comes from the exons ATGGCAGGGGAATCATCCTCCATCATTGCTGATAACTCGGCAGCCACCAGAGCACCCGCCACTTTCACATCTCCTAACGGTACAGTCCTTACTTTTCAATCTGCCGGTAACCACCTCTCTTCATGGCTTCAGACCATAGGCCACACGCCAGAGTACTCAATGGAAGATGTTCTTCCCGAGGGCTATGTGCCCCCGTCACTTTCCAAAAAGGCGGCTAAAAAGGCAGCTCAAGGCGACGCCAACGCCTATGCTGGGCCACCTCCGGGGTCTATGCGGGTATGTACCGTCAATCTCCCATTTTACGGACCTATCCGTTCTACGCCATGGGCCAATAAAGCTCTCGCTAAGCAGTCGGCATCTTTTGAGGCCGTCAAAGTACTCCACAAGCATGGAGAAGTGGACGATAACTTCCAGGCTACTCCTCTTCGaccgaagaagaaaagagatACGAAAGGGACCAAGTCAAAGTGTCACGACACATGGGAGATTAAAAAGGCTGTCATCAGGGACCAACTGCCTCGTCCAACAGGTGGCGTAGGTCATGGTCAGTACGATTATCAGACAACGCCAGAGTTTTGGAGTACGTGTCCGCCATTCAACCCCCGTTCATTGCACGCCTCTATTTTGCAGCTCTCACCGGCTGGGGAAGGAAAATATGATCATCCCGAATGCAGGATGATGTGCATGCTAACAAGCAGGCCCCTTCCCGTCTTCAAAAATTCCAGTGAGGTCGAGGTGCGAATGGCTGTGGGCGAACAACCGCCTCTGTGCGCCACAATGAGAGTAATAAACGGGGGTAAGATGGACACGTTTTACTCTGGAAAGCTCGATCAGGCATTGGTATTCACAGAAAAGTTGATGAGGGCGGAATTACAAAAGGTTTTCAGAACGGATTTGCGAAAGGTCAAGTGGCTGTTACTCCCTCTTCGCAGAGAATACGTCCCCCCAACAAAAGAGGAACTTGTCACAGGCAAAAGCGCATCTTTAAAGCTCGATGATATATCGTGGAAGGAAGTCGACGCCGTAACTGACGGCGCGTTGACATTGCCCTTCACTTTCGACGATTATCATGCCCTCAAGCGTGAGATTGTCGACAGTTTGGCAACCGCTCCTTCCGAAATGTCGCGTCGGAGTTACATCCTTGACGTCCGACGAGACCTGCATCCTCTTTCATCCCATCCCGACTTCCCCGATAAGACAATCTGTGACATACTCAAAGAAGGCAATGTCACCTTACCACAACTTACTGAGCCTTCTCAACCTATTCTCGAGGTCAGCCCTGTAAACCTTGCCAAGACAGGTTCATATATATCTACGGCAGCTATGGCAGCTGTAGAACGGCCCAGACAATTCCTCGTCCCAGAATTCGAGCATCGTCATTGTATCCCGGCGAGTGTCTTCCGAACATGTACCGTCATTCCTTacttcatcttccatttAGAATCGATGCTTATCGCAGAAGAGATGTCTGCTAAAGAGTTCAACTCCATTCTTGATCCCGAACTGGCTTTACAGGCTATTACCGCGGCTGAAGGACTCAATGTCCCCAGGTGGACTTACGAACGATTGGAGATTCTAGGCGACACTCTTCTCAAATTCATTACCACTCTGCATTTTTATCTTTTGGGTGGCGGAGCAGATTCTGAAGTCGACATGAACAAAGTTTGGCAAGATCGTCACATGCTTATCAGCAACCGTACTCTTACGGCGAATGCTGTCAAGCAGGGATTGGTCAAATACATAAGAAACAAAAAGTTCAAAGTGAAGGAATGGACCCCAAGAGACTGGGAACTCGACCTTCCGCCAGGGCAATTTACACCCAAAAAGGCAATGCCCACGAGCTTCGACGGACCTGAAAGTAGAACTTTGGGTGATAAA GTCATCGCAGACATCATTGAAGCCATAATTGGAGCGTCTTATGTGCACAACAAGGACCTTGACAACGTGATTGCCATCCTGCACAACTTGATGGTACCTCTTAATCTCTTCAAAACTTGGGACGATGTCAAACATGTCCTACCCCCACCAAAAGCAGAAGAGCCGAAGAACCCTGTTGTACCGGCATACATCAGCTTTTTCAAAAAGGCATCTTACGAGGTTCTGGGATACAAATTTAAGGACAACAAGAAATTTGAGGATGCCTTC AGCTTATCGCCAGCACAACAAACGAAAAAGATTCGAGAACGATATAAGATGATGGGGAATGCTCTGCTTGATCTTT ACGTTATTGAGCTCCTGATGGACACCTATCCGGATGAAGGCCCTGCTTCACTATCTGTAATGAAA CTGTCACGCACAACAGAA GGATTGCGATGCGCCCTCGCCGTTGAGCTTGGAATGCCAGACCTTATCATTGACGGTGATGATCATTCTCGTTCTGAACTCAAACGAGCCACCCATTTCATGCAGAAGGCAAAAGCTCAAGCGGATGAAAATTTGAATGAGAGCGAGCAAGGTGGAGTGCATTATTGGGAGGAAGTTGTCATTTCTCGT GTCAACGGCAGTATACTCGAGATTCTTTTTGGTGCTATCTTCGACGATTGCAACTTCTCACTCGAACCTACCCAAAAAATCTTTAGTGAACGTGTCGCACCATTTTTGGCAAAATACTGCAGAGGGTCGAATGGCTTTGACCCTCATCCCAAAGCGATGTTGACAAGGTGGATGCAGAAAAAAGGGTGTCAGTTCTGGAATTTAACAGCTGAAGGGCCCAAGTTAAATCAAGGCGTCG TCACTTGTCACGACAAAGAAATAGCTCGCGAATGTGCCTTCACACAGCATGTCACTATCCGCCACGTGTGCCTTGCTGCATTGAAACGACTAAGGGACGAAAACTACATTGAGGAGATTTGTAACTGCCCGTCATTCAAAAAGGTCATTCCTGATGATGAAAAGATCTTTGGAAAGAATGGGATATAA
- a CDS encoding uncharacterized protein (Similar to TIGR gene model, INSD accession AAW42286.1) — protein MSSPLFTSPSGAELSFQNAGGHLSRWLVAVGHTPAFQFHHSDDPVGTLCTLHLAYLGPLTSDPCPNKSLAKQSASFRAVKLLLDSHEVDDRFLPTPSKPRRRARDDIMATKSKCNYRWESRKLLITDELPQGNGSGEYAYQTTPQFWKECPAFAAGQPAYASVLLLSPTGEKTYDHPECRPMCLLTTRPLPFCEKYNTVEVNLGVGEQPTHRGCMKMIDAGPLESLGDVQLGQTLRFTERLMRAGLQRPIKADRHHIKWLLLPLKYGYRQLGPLAPEDIAWEHVEAIADGPLTIPFTFRNQDDLGAQCFDAMATANSEMARRSYITAIRQDLNPNSPHPEQPEKTILQVIQGETSTFPRLTQPNQPILQVETACLAKNGSCITTFTTPFAQRPKQYLIPEYENRHCIPASIFRTLTVFPFFIHQLECMLITYEMSTKLFRSLLHPELALQALTAPSSVNVTPWTYERLEILGDTLLKFFITIHVYLHGGGANSREDSLKVWQDRHKLVSNRTLTANAIKLGLVDYVRDKRLKVKDWIPRDWELEVSTGQTVPKKAVQTSHDGPEIRRLGDKLLADIVEAIIGASYGMDKDFDNVISTLIRLNVPLDLFTTWDEIKHVLPSTDECVDTEEDGVDAGKMDSLSTFEVLGYKFKSKKRYNDVISMSNQPDAKRIRENYKMLGNAVLDLHVIELLLAKYPEEGPGSLSNMKTFRTTEGLRCALATELGLQDLLKDGDERAERELGRATYFMRDAKAQADAAGLSGDEQGGIHYWDNVAVNHFTGSVIEVIYGAIFQDSGFSLEHTQRIFDDHIVPFTEKYCKGPSATDLHPKGLLTRWMQAKGCAYWKLDAVGPKLCEGVVTCHDQDVARCKAFTTHMAVRNVCEEAIKRLRDENRIKDICDCPSFKEVIPEDKTFGKMR, from the exons ATGTCCAGCCCGCTGTTCACCTCCCCCTCGGGCGCCGAGCTTTCGTTCCAGAACGCAGGGGGCCATCTCTCCCGCTGGCTCGTCGCTGTCGGGCACACGCCCGCCTTCCAGTTCCACCACAGCGATGACCCCGTAGGCACGCTGTGCACCCTCCACCTCGCCTACCTCGGCCCGCTCACCTCGGATCCCTGCCCCAACAAGTCGCTCGCAAAACAGTCGGCGTCCTTCCGCGCAGTAAAGCTCCTCCTCGACAGCCATGAGGTCGATGACCGCTTCCTGCCCACGCCCTCAAAGCCCCGCAGGAGAGCACGGGACGATATCATGGCCACAAAGTCCAAGTGCAATTACCGCTGGGAGAGCAGAAAGCTTCTGATCACGGACGAACTGCCACAGGGAAACGGAAGTGGCGAGTATGCGTACCAGACCACTCCCCAGTTCTGGAAAGAGTGTCCGGCCTTTGCCGCGGGGCAACCGGCGTACGCTTCAGTTCTTCTGCTCTCACCGACGGGCGAAAAGACGTACGATCACCCCGAATGCAGACCCATGTGCTTGCTCACCACCAGACCCTTGCCGTTCTGCGAAAAGTACAATACGGTCGAGGTGAACCTTGGCGTGGGAGAGCAACCCACCCATCGCGGCTGCATGAAGATGATCGATGCCGGACCTTTGGAGAGTCTCGGTGATGTCCAGCTCGGTCAGACACTGAGATTCACAGAGAGGCTGATGCGGGCTGGGCTGCAGAGGCCTATCAAGGCAGATCGCCATCATATCAAGTGGCTGTTGCTTCCCCTCAAGTATGGGTATAGACAACTAGGTCCGCTAGCGCCCGAGGATATCGCTTGGGAGCATGTCGAAGCTATTGCTGATGGGCCTCTGACAATCCCGTTCACTTTCAGAAACCAGGATGACCTCGGTGCGCAATGTTTCGATGCCATGGCCACAGCGAATTCCGAAATGGCCCGCCGAAGCTACATTACTGCTATCCGTCAGGATCTCAATCCCAACTCTCCCCATCCGGAGCAACCTGAAAAGACCATTCTGCAAGTAATCCAAGGCGAAACTAGCACGTTTCCCCGGCTTACGCAGCCCAACCAGCCTATTCTACAAGTCGAGACGGCATGTCTCGCGAAAAACGGCTCCTGTATCACTACTTTTACCACCCCTTTCGCCCAGCGTCCGAAACAGTACCTCATTCCAGAGTATGAAAATCGTCATTGTATCCCTGCCAGCATCTTCCGCACCCTCACCGTCTTCCCCTTTTTCATCCACCAACTCGAATGCATGCTCATCACGTACGAAATGTCGACCAAACTGTTTAGATCATTGCTGCATCCTGAACTCGCTCTCCAAGCGCTCACCGCGCCGTCCTCAGTAAACGTCACCCCATGGACCTATGAGCGCCTCGAGATCCTCGGCGATACCCTTCTCAAattcttcatcaccatccACGTCTACCTACACGGCGGAGGCGCAAACTCTCGAGAAGACTCGTTGAAAGTGTGGCAAGATCGACACAAGCTCGTCAGTAATCGTACACTCACCGCCAACGCCATCAAACTCGGGCTGGTGGATTATGTGAGAGATAAAAGGCTCAAAGTCAAAGATTGGATACCGCGGGATTGGGAATTAGAGGTGTCAACAGGACAGACCGTGCCGAAAAAGGCTGTGCAGACAAGTCATGATGGTCCAGAAATCAGAAGATTGGGAGACAAG CTGCTAGCGGATATTGTCGAAGCGATTATTGGAGCATCGTATGGTATGGACAAGGATTTTGACAATGTCATCTCTACATTGATACGCCTCAATGTCCCGCTCGATCTCTTCACTACCTGGGACGAAATCAAACATGTGCTTCCATCAACTGATGAATGCGTTGATacagaggaagatgggGTAGATGCCGGAAAAATGGATTCGTTGTCAACGTTTGAGGTTCTGGGGTATAAATTCAAGAGTAAAAAGCGATATAACGATGTTATT AGTATGAGTAATCAGCCTGATGCGAAAAGGATTCGCGAAAACTACAAGATGCTGGGTAATGCAGTTTTGGATCTTC ATGTTATTGAATTGCTGCTGGCAAAGTACCCTGAAGAAGGACCTGGTTCTTTATCCAACATGAAA ACTTTTCGTACTACAGAG GGACTTCGATGCGCGCTAGCGACTGAACTAGGCCTGCAAGACCTGCTCAAGGACGGTGATGAACGGGCGGAAAGAGAACTCGGTCGTGCCACATATTTCATGCGTGACGCAAAGGCTCAGGCGGATGCTGCTGGTCTTTCAGGAGATGAACAGGGAGGTATCCACTATTGGGATAACGTTGCAGTCAATCAT TTTACTGGAAGCGTTATCGAAGTCATTTACGGTGCGATTTTCCAGGACTCTGGCTTTTCCCTTGAGCATACTCAGAGGATATTCGATGACCATATCGTTCCTTTTACTGAGAAATACTGCAAGGGCCCCAGTGCAACCGATCTTCATCCAAAGGGTTTGTTGACTAGATGGATGCAGGCCAAGGGCTGTGCATACTGGAAACTAGATGCAGTCGGACCGAAATTATGCGAGGGTGTCG TTACCTGCCATGATCAAGATGTGGCTCGTTGCAAGGCATTCACAACGCATATGGCAGTGAGGAACGTATGCGAAGAAGCCATAAAACGCTTACGGGATGAAAACCGAATCAAAGATATTTGCGACTGCCCATCGTTCAAAGAGGTCATCCCTGAGGATAAGACGTTTGGTAAAATGAGATGA
- a CDS encoding chaperone protein DNAJ, putative (Similar to TIGR gene model, INSD accession AAW42290.1) yields the protein MSYILTSFFASFLPSQITTAILPYLSANLPSIFPPAPRGSPRYLYNYRLAFTGVICIWQAYSFFKDGLGNEDDWYRLLSVQGNADEDALKSAFRTLARRHHPDRAGNDNDDHFILARKAYETLSDPVKRYAYDRFGPKILQWKAASVREYIFFGLQNSIGFYIFSGGIISPW from the exons ATGTCCTATATTCTTACATCTTTCTTCGCATCTTTCCTGCCTTCACAGATCACCACCGCTATCCTTCCATATCTCTCCGCTAATCTTCCGTCCATTTTCCCTCCAGCACCCAGGGGCTCGCCGCGTTACTTGTACAATTATCGCCTTGCATTCACTGGGGTCATATGCATATGGCAGGCCTACTCCTTCTTCAAGGATGGTCTGGGCAATGAAGATGATTGGTATCGTTTGCTGAGTGTACAGGGAAATGCCGACGAAGATGCGCTCAAGAGTGCTTTCAGGACTCT TGCTAGGAGACACCATCCAGACAGGGCTGGCAATGACAACGACGACCACTTCATCCTAGCTCGCAAAGCGTATGAAACGCTTTCTGATCCTGTGAAACGATACGCATATGATAG ATTTGGCCCCAAAATCTTACAATGGAAAGCCGCATCGGTCAGGGAGTACATCTTCTTTGGTCTCCAGAACTCAATAGGTTTCTACATCTTCTCTGGTGGCATCAT CAGTCCTTGGTAA
- a CDS encoding Mitochondrial intermediate peptidase, mitochondrial precursor, putative (Similar to TIGR gene model, INSD accession AAW42284.1): MLRLPRTTRRALASLAPSALAPHFDRPLPPPPPAPPAPLCGLPPLTAPDALQPLTRRTVLQADALVARIAAAPAHPDPAELRQVVKNLDRLSDVLCGVIDTCELVRNVHPDPRWIEETEKTYETLCSFMNQLNTHRGLYDALIATVSHKFPGNPLSPAELKVAQTFLSDFERSGIQLPPSVRARFVRHSDNILSLGRTFLSFVSAGPATDSLIEIPEPEVLLAGLSPKFVASLPRKKRKGPVLLAPGSWEAQMIGRYADNEEARRLVYIGSMREDKDRVHVLETMLKERAELAHVLGKETWADVALSDKMAKTPRNVLQFLTSLATHHRPSAAADVAALRRLKAFSLSAVTDSSTCTRLPPTVYAWDRDHYAEQYAASLVPNGSLPPITPYFSVGTAMSGLSHMLSRLYGISFKPAPVLHGEVWHPSVRRLDVMDEYGKRIGVIYCDLFSRPGKPSAGAAHYTVRCSRRVDDDPSEGDGLLPGWDHDLGKGMEVQGEALHGKEGKYQLPIVVLTTDFGTVEESSPALLGWNDLETLFHEMGHAIHSMIGQTEFHNVSGTRCATDFVELPSILMEHFISSPAVLGTFATHYATNEPLPIPLIQAHLQLDQSLKALETHSQILMALLDQKYHSIKHGEGLDSTRVWNELQSQVGVIPPVRGTAWQTQFGHLYGYGATYYSYLFDRAIAGKIWSSLFAHNSTAGSGPRPTNDAAAAGDILSREGGEAFKEKVLKWGGGRDPWEMVGDVIGGAEGEQVARGDEKAMELVGRWMIK, translated from the exons ATGCTCCGTCTCCCCCGCACCACACGCCGCGCCCTCGCCTCCCTAGCGCCCTCCGCCCTAGCGCCCCACTTCGATCGCCCCCTcccgccgccgccgcccGCTCCTCCTGCGCCCCTCTGCGGGCTCCCGCCGCTCACCGCGCCAGACGCACTCCAGCCCCTCACCCGCCGCACGGTCCTCCAGGCCGACGCCCTCGTCGCGCGCATCGCCGCCGCCCCCGCACACCCAGACCCCGCCGAGCTTCGCCAGGTGGTAAAGAACCTGGACCGTCTCAGCGATGTGCTGTGTGGCGTCATCGACACGTGCGAGCTCGTCCGCAACGTCCACCCGGACCCCCGCTGGATCGAGGAGACTGAAAAGACCTATGAGACGCTGTGCAGCTTCATGAACCAGCTCAATACCCACAGGGGTCTCTACGAT GCGCTCATCGCAACCGTCTCGCATAAATTTCCCGGCAACCCGTTGTCGCCCGCAGAGCTCAAAGTCGCCCAGACCTTCCTCTCAGACTTTGAGCGGTCGGGCATACAGCTGCCCCCCAGCGTCCGTGCCAGATTTGTCCGCCACTCTGACAATATCCTTTCGCTCGGCCGTACGTTCCTGTCCTTTGTCTCGGCTGGGCCCGCGACGGACAGCCTCATAGAAATACCGGAACCAGAAGTGCTGCTCGCCGGGCTCAGCCCAAAATTCGTGGCTTCGTTACCGAGGAAAAAGCGCAAAGGTCCTGTACTCCTTGCGCCCGGCTCGTGGGAAGCACAGATGATCGGGAGATATGCAGACAATGAGGAAGCCCGTCGCCTGGTGTATATCGGTTCCATGCGAGAAGACAAGGACAGAGTCCATGTCTTGGAAACCATGTTGAAAGAACGAGCAGAGCTGGCTCATGTCCTTGGAAAGGAGACGTGGGCCGATGTCGCACTATCCGACAAGATGGCCAAGACGCCCCGAAACGTTTTGCAGTTCCTCACGTCGCTGGCGACACACCACCGTccatcagcagcagcagacGTTGCCGCCCTTCGGCGCCTCAAGgccttttccctttccgCAGTCACCGACAGCAGCACTTGCACTCGGTTGCCGCCGACCGTGTACGCTTGGGATAGAGATCATTATGCAGAACAATACGCTGCATCATTAGTACCCAACGGATCCTTACCGCCCATTACACCCTACTTTTCCGTCGGCACTGCCATGTCTGGCCTTTCACACATGCTGTCCCGTCTCTACGGTATTTCGTTCAAACCCGCGCCCGTCTTGCATGGCGAAGTTTGGCACCCCTCAGTGAGGAGATTAGACGTGATGGACGAATACGGTAAACGAATAGGAGTGATCTACTGCGATTTGTTCTCAAGACCCGGTAAGCCATCAGCTGGCGCAGCCCACTATACCGTCCGCTGCTCGAGAAGAGTGGATGATGATCCTTCCGAGGGAGATGGCCTGCTTCCAGGATGGGATCACGATCTTGGGAAAGGAATGGAAGTGCAAGGTGAAGCGTTGCATGGTAAAGAGGGCAAATACCAACTTCCCATCGTCGTGCTCACGACGGACTTTGGAACGGTTGAAGAAAGCAGCCCAGCGTTGCTTGGGTGGAATGATCTCGAGACTCTGTTCCACGAGATGGGGCATGCTATCCACT CAATGATTGGCCAAACAGAGTTTCACAATGTATCCGGTACACGATGTGCCACCGACTTTGTCGAACTCCCTTCCATCCTCATGGAGCACTTTATCTCTTCCCCAGCTGTCCTCGGCACATTCGCCACCCACTACGCCACCAACGAACCTTTACCGATCCCACTCATCCAAGCGCATCTGCAACTCGACCAATCCCTCAAAGCTCTCGAAACACATTCCCAAATCCTAATGGCACTGCTTGACCAAAAGTATCACTCTATCAAGCATGGGGAAGGACTTGACTCGACGAGGGTTTGGAACGAACTGCAAAGCCAGGTAGGCGTGATCCCACCAGTACGCGGCACTGCGTGGCAAACACAGTTTGGACATTTGTACGGATACGGCGCGACGTATTATTCATACCTGTTTGATCGAGCCATCGCGGGCAAAATCTGGTCATCACTGTTTGCCCACAACTCGACTGCCGGGTCCGGGCCTCGTCCTACAAATGATGCGGCGGCGGCGGGAGATATACTCTCCAGAGAGGGAGGTGAAGCGTTCAAGGAAAAAGTATTGAAATGGGGTGGTGGCAGAGATCCATGGGAAATGGTTGGAGACGTGATCGGTGGTGCAGAAGGCGAGCAAGTAGCCAGGGGAGATGAAAAGGCCATGGAACTGGTCGGTAGATGGATGATCAAATAG